In Ammospiza caudacuta isolate bAmmCau1 chromosome 30, bAmmCau1.pri, whole genome shotgun sequence, one DNA window encodes the following:
- the F11R gene encoding junctional adhesion molecule A — MSQLRRGHKGDTKGTQRGHRTGVSLPRSGLRHSRPVSCETALAAAQVTSEDQEVPEHKPVELRCAAFRSSSGSARIEWKFQRGSSLTLIYYGGELTEPYRDRVQFSPTSIRFGSVTREDSGKYICEVVGDGSHIAKSEVNLIVQVPPGKPLAHVPSSAMVGARAVLRCSEAQGSPPPTFRWYKDGTELPQDPKSSPAFRNSSYSLDPRTGELVFEPVGGWDTGDYHCEAFNNVGSPQKSDVFRMEASEVNVGGIVAAVVLLLLFLGLAAFGVWFAHRRGYFSKKTDAGGKKVIYSQPSRRSESEFKQTSSFLV, encoded by the exons ATGTCGCAGCTCCGGAGGGGACACAAAGGGGACACAAAGGGGACACAAAGGGGACACAGGACGGGCGTGTCCCTGCCGAGGTCGGGATTGCGACATTCCCGGCCGGTTTCCTGCGAAA CCGCGCTGGCCGCAGCCCAGGTGACCTCGGAGGACCAGGAAGTGCCGGAGCACAAAC CCGTGGAGCTGCGCTGCGCCGCGTTCCGCTCCAGCTCGGGCAGCGCCCGCATCGAGTGGAAATTCCAGAGGGGCTCATCCCTGACACTGATCTACTACGGGGGGGAGCTCACAG agccGTACCGGGACCGTGTCCAGTTCTCGCCCACGTCCATCCGCTTCGGCTCGGTGACGCGGGAGGACAGCGGGAAGTACATCTGCGAGGTGGTGGGGGATGGCAGCCACATCGCCAAGTCCGAGGTCAACCTCATCGTGCAGG TGCCCCCGGGGAAGCCGCTGGCACacgtgcccagctctgccatggtgGGTGCCCGCGCTGTCCTGCGCTGCTCCGAGGCTCAGGGCTCACCCCCTCCCACCTTCCGCTGGTACAAGGATGGCACTGAGCTGccccaggaccccaaatccagccccgCCTTCCGCAACTCCTCCTACAGCCTGGACCCGCGCACGGGGGAGCTG GTGTTTGAGCCCGTGGGGGGCTGGGACACGGGCGATTATCACTGTGAGGCCTTCAACAACGTGGGCAGCCCCCAGAAATCCGACGTCTTCCGCATGGAGGCCA GCGAGGTGAACGTGGGCGGCATCGTGGCCGccgtggtgctgctgctcctgttcctgggGCTCGCCGCCTTCGGCGTCTGGTTCGCCCACAGGCGCGGCTACTTCAGCA aaaaaacaGA TGCCGGAGGGAAGAAGGTGATTTACAGCCAGCCCTCGCGGCGCAGCGAG AGCGAGTTCAAGCAAACCTCCTCGTTCCTGGTGTGA
- the USF1 gene encoding LOW QUALITY PROTEIN: upstream stimulatory factor 1 (The sequence of the model RefSeq protein was modified relative to this genomic sequence to represent the inferred CDS: deleted 1 base in 1 codon), translating to MKGQQKAAETEEGTVQIQEGSVATGEDPTSVAIASIQSAATFPDPGVKYVFRTEGGGTQVMYRVIQVADGQLDAQTEGTSAISGYPATQSMTQAVIQGAFTSEEQVDSEAAPSETHYTYFPAAGVADGAAATAATAATAVVTTQSSEALLGQPTPTGQFFVMMSPQEVIPGGAQRSIAPRAHPYSPKSEAPRATRDEKRRAQHNEVERRRRDKINNWIVQLSKIIPDCSMENTKSGQSKGGILSKACDYIQELRQSNLRLSEELQGLDQLQMDNEVLRQQVEELKNKNLLLRAQLRQHGLEIVIKNDTH from the exons GCTCGGTGGCCACGGGCGAGGACCCCACGAGCGTGGCCATCGCCAGCATCCAATCGGCCGCCACCTTCCCCGACCCCGGCGTCAAGTATGTGTTCAGGACCGAGGGCGGCGGCACGCAG gtgatGTACCGGGTGATCCAGGTGGCTGACGGGCAGCTGGACGCGCAGACCGAGGGCACCAGCGCCATCAGCGGCTACCCGGCCACACAGTCCATGACACAG GCGGTGATCCAGGGCGCGTTCACGAGCGAGGAGCAGGTGGACTCGGAGGCGGCTCCCAGCGAGACGCACTACACCTACTTCCCCGCGGCAGGTGTGGCCGACggcgccgccgccaccgccgccaccgccgccacC GCCGTGGTGACCACGCAGAGCTCCGAGGcgctgctggggcagcccacGCCCACAG gGCAGTTTTTCGTGATGATGTCACCACAGGAGGTGATCCCGGGGGGGGCCCAGCGCTCCATCGCCCCCCGCGCACACCCCTACTCCCC GAAGTCGGAGGCTCCGCGAGCCACGCGGGACGAGAAGCGCCGGGCACAGCACAACGAAG TGGAGCGCCGGCGCCGGGACAAGATCAACAACTGGATCGTGCAGCTGTCCAAGATCATCCCCGACTGCTCCATGGAGAACACCAAATCCGGACAG AGCAAGGGCGGGATCCTGTCCAAGGCCTGCGACTACATCCAGGAGCTGCGGCAGAGCAACCTGCGGCTGAgcgaggagctgcagggcctggacCAGCTGCAGATGGACAACGAGGTGCTGCGCCAGCAG GTGGAGGAGCTGAAGAACAAGAACCTGCTTCTGAGGGCGCAGCTGCGCCAGCACGGGCTGGAGATCGTCATCAAAAACGACACCcactga